The Pseudomonadota bacterium genome has a window encoding:
- the tadA gene encoding Flp pilus assembly complex ATPase component TadA: protein MAQIKTKKRFGDILVDGGLLTATQLHQALSYASDREIKLGMALQELGFVNDVAVARTLATQLRMPFVDLEKIVIDPEIVTAIPELMARKFKVVAIGRKPGEILVAFADPLNIFATDELTKHLKEKLVPCVAVESRVVSAIDRLYANTDAPIISMEGSAEESEAVTMVNDMLLQAVREEASDIHLEPNEKSLRVRFRVDGMMRVVKEFPSELHPSIVSRIKVISQMDIGERRKPQDGRFEIPVSGRDFDVRVSTLPINYGEKIVMRLLDKSKVKIDMRDLGLEAEQQKLFEKHLYNPHEIILVTGPTGSGKTTTLYSALNLINSVDKNIVTVEDPVEYELAGVNQVQVNPRADLTFSSALRSILRQDPDVVMIGEIRDVETAEISIQAALTGHLVLSTLHTNDACGAVTRLIDMGIPPFLISSALGAVIAQRLVRVLCKKCREPFNPPQTLQEELGIDYDPELTFYRAKGCARCDHTGFKGRVAIYEVLSLSSALEDLIMERASTHELYRLAVSEGMVTLRRSGILKVISGQTSLEEVLRVAMEVRD, encoded by the coding sequence ATGGCCCAGATAAAAACTAAAAAGAGATTCGGCGACATCCTCGTTGACGGCGGGCTCCTGACCGCGACCCAGCTGCATCAGGCCCTCTCCTACGCTTCCGACCGGGAGATCAAACTGGGCATGGCCCTGCAGGAACTCGGTTTCGTGAACGATGTGGCGGTGGCGAGGACCCTGGCAACCCAGCTCCGGATGCCGTTTGTCGATCTGGAAAAAATCGTCATCGACCCGGAGATCGTTACCGCCATCCCGGAACTGATGGCCCGAAAATTCAAGGTTGTCGCCATCGGCCGTAAACCCGGCGAAATCCTGGTGGCCTTTGCCGACCCGCTGAACATCTTCGCCACCGATGAACTGACCAAACATCTGAAGGAAAAGCTTGTCCCCTGCGTGGCCGTTGAATCACGGGTCGTCTCCGCCATCGATCGTCTCTATGCGAACACCGATGCCCCGATCATCTCCATGGAAGGCAGCGCCGAAGAGTCCGAAGCGGTCACGATGGTGAACGACATGCTGCTCCAGGCGGTCCGCGAAGAGGCGAGCGACATCCACCTTGAACCAAACGAGAAAAGTCTGCGGGTCAGATTCAGGGTTGACGGGATGATGCGGGTGGTGAAGGAGTTTCCCTCGGAACTGCATCCGAGCATCGTTTCCAGGATCAAGGTCATCTCACAGATGGACATCGGTGAGCGCAGGAAACCACAGGACGGGCGTTTCGAAATCCCGGTTTCAGGGCGTGATTTTGATGTCAGGGTCTCCACCCTGCCCATCAATTACGGCGAAAAGATCGTCATGCGTCTGCTGGACAAATCCAAGGTCAAGATCGACATGCGGGATCTGGGCCTTGAAGCGGAACAACAGAAACTCTTTGAAAAGCATCTCTATAACCCCCACGAAATCATTCTGGTGACCGGACCCACCGGCAGTGGCAAAACCACCACCCTCTATTCGGCCCTGAACCTGATCAACTCGGTCGACAAAAACATCGTCACCGTCGAAGACCCGGTCGAGTATGAACTGGCGGGGGTGAACCAGGTCCAGGTGAATCCTCGGGCCGATCTCACCTTTTCTTCGGCCCTGCGCTCAATTCTCAGACAGGACCCGGACGTGGTGATGATCGGCGAGATCCGCGATGTTGAAACTGCGGAGATTTCGATCCAGGCTGCCCTGACCGGACATCTGGTCCTTTCCACCCTCCATACCAATGATGCCTGCGGCGCGGTGACCAGGCTCATTGATATGGGAATCCCGCCCTTTCTGATCTCTTCCGCGCTTGGGGCGGTAATCGCCCAGAGATTGGTGCGGGTGCTCTGCAAAAAATGCCGGGAACCTTTCAACCCGCCGCAAACCCTGCAGGAAGAGCTGGGAATCGACTATGATCCGGAACTGACCTTCTACCGGGCCAAGGGCTGCGCCAGATGCGATCACACAGGCTTCAAGGGCCGGGTCGCCATCTACGAAGTCCTGTCTCTCAGTTCGGCCCTGGAAGATCTGATTATGGAACGAGCCTCCACCCACGAACTCTATCGTCTGGCTGTTTCAGAGGGGATGGTCACTCTCAGACGATCTGGAATCCTCAAGGTAATCAGTGGTCAGACCTCTCTTGAAGAAGTCTTGAGGGTCGCCATGGAGGTCAGGGATTAA